Proteins encoded within one genomic window of Actinomycetota bacterium:
- a CDS encoding M20/M25/M40 family metallo-hydrolase, which translates to MRDATGEVTDLLQHLIRNACVNDGTADSGGEIRNADILAAYLEGSGLDLRRYEPHPGRGSIVARIEGSDPHAPSLALLGHLDVVPVSPERWRRDPFGGELVDGEVWGRGAVDMLNTTSSMAVAFRSLARAGFRPRGTLVFVACADEEALGTHGAQWLTRNVADDVRTDYLITEFGGMRMPVGDASRPVLPVMIAEKGTYWCRLRVRGTSGHASMPFKTDNALIKAAEVVRRLGAFRSPAVMHDVWRGFVERLEIPDEARATLLDPEAFDVMCENLPLGEGRMLHACTHTTFAPTVMHGGVKTNVIPDSVDLQVDVRTLPGQSASEVRAMLNEALGDLAAEVDVVEDSPSDASASPLETPLWGTLSRATAALVPGARTVPFLTVGATDARHFRAIGVKAYGYGLLSDRIPFSDFAQMFHGDDERVDVESLRLSTELWLATARDFLQ; encoded by the coding sequence ATGCGCGACGCCACTGGAGAAGTCACCGACTTGCTGCAACACCTCATCCGCAACGCGTGCGTCAACGATGGGACTGCGGATTCGGGCGGGGAGATCAGAAACGCCGACATCCTTGCGGCCTACCTTGAGGGTTCCGGACTCGACCTGCGGCGTTACGAGCCGCATCCCGGGAGGGGATCCATCGTCGCGCGGATCGAAGGGAGTGATCCGCATGCCCCGTCGCTGGCGCTTCTGGGACATCTCGACGTCGTCCCGGTGAGTCCCGAACGCTGGCGACGAGACCCCTTCGGCGGGGAACTCGTGGACGGTGAGGTGTGGGGCCGGGGCGCCGTGGACATGCTGAACACCACGTCGTCGATGGCCGTCGCGTTCCGTTCGCTTGCGCGCGCCGGGTTTCGCCCCCGAGGGACGCTGGTCTTCGTGGCATGTGCGGACGAGGAGGCTTTGGGGACCCACGGGGCGCAGTGGCTGACCCGAAACGTCGCCGACGATGTCCGGACGGACTACTTGATCACCGAGTTCGGCGGGATGCGGATGCCGGTGGGGGATGCCTCGCGGCCGGTGCTCCCGGTGATGATCGCCGAGAAGGGCACGTACTGGTGCCGGCTGCGCGTGCGGGGGACATCCGGACACGCGTCGATGCCGTTCAAGACCGACAACGCACTGATCAAGGCGGCAGAGGTCGTTCGCAGACTCGGGGCGTTTCGGTCGCCGGCCGTCATGCACGACGTTTGGCGGGGATTCGTCGAACGCTTGGAGATCCCCGACGAGGCGCGCGCCACGCTTCTGGATCCGGAAGCGTTCGATGTCATGTGCGAGAACCTTCCGTTGGGTGAAGGAAGGATGCTGCACGCGTGTACGCATACGACGTTCGCGCCGACGGTGATGCACGGAGGCGTGAAGACGAACGTTATCCCCGACTCCGTCGATCTCCAGGTCGACGTGCGCACGCTGCCCGGGCAGTCCGCCTCGGAGGTCCGCGCGATGTTGAACGAAGCCCTGGGGGATCTCGCTGCGGAAGTGGATGTCGTCGAGGACAGCCCAAGCGACGCGAGCGCGTCGCCGCTGGAGACACCGCTGTGGGGCACCCTGTCGCGCGCCACGGCGGCGCTGGTTCCCGGCGCCCGCACGGTTCCTTTCCTTACCGTCGGGGCGACCGACGCGCGCCATTTCCGGGCGATCGGCGTGAAGGCGTACGGCTATGGATTGCTCAGCGACCGGATCCCGTTCAGCGACTTCGCGCAGATGTTCCACGGCGACGACGAGCGTGTGGACGTGGAGTCTCTGCGGCTATCCACGGAACTGTGGCTCGCGACCGCGCGCGACTTCCTTCAATGA
- a CDS encoding MerR family transcriptional regulator, protein MLRMRDVCARTGLTRSAIHHYIREGLLPKPEKTGRNTATYTEEFVRRAQLVKALQENTHLPLAKIRETLDGVPAGTETNIDPERFAGVTRTIADSLRLSSESEIERADLLAMTGLKPFELDALTAARLVESSAHNGTVRYSPLDARIVMAFARIRDAGATAERGFIGGPAIVRAYRHHLTEIARTEAAEMVRMAEALTEIDMDDFMEKTSEPLGDLVAALHRKALVKAVTELLGNGRR, encoded by the coding sequence ATGCTTCGGATGCGCGATGTGTGTGCGCGCACCGGGCTTACGCGTTCGGCAATCCACCACTACATCCGCGAGGGGCTGCTACCCAAGCCCGAGAAGACCGGACGCAACACCGCCACCTACACGGAGGAATTCGTCCGGCGCGCGCAGCTCGTCAAGGCACTTCAGGAGAACACTCACCTCCCACTGGCCAAGATCCGCGAGACCCTCGACGGCGTTCCTGCCGGAACTGAAACCAACATCGATCCCGAGCGTTTCGCGGGGGTAACCCGAACCATCGCCGACAGCCTGCGCCTTTCCTCCGAAAGCGAGATCGAGCGCGCGGACCTCCTTGCGATGACCGGGCTCAAGCCCTTCGAACTCGACGCGCTGACTGCCGCGCGCCTAGTGGAATCCTCCGCGCACAACGGCACCGTTCGGTATTCGCCGCTGGACGCGCGCATCGTGATGGCCTTCGCGCGGATTCGTGACGCGGGCGCGACGGCCGAACGCGGATTCATCGGGGGACCCGCAATCGTTCGCGCGTATCGACACCACCTCACCGAGATCGCCCGCACGGAGGCCGCCGAAATGGTGCGCATGGCGGAAGCCCTGACCGAGATCGACATGGACGATTTCATGGAGAAGACATCGGAACCGCTCGGAGACCTGGTTGCGGCCCTGCACCGCAAGGCACTGGTTAAAGCGGTAACCGAGTTGCTGGGAAACGGGAGGAGATAG
- a CDS encoding SDR family oxidoreductase — translation MGALEGKVAIVTGAGRGIGRGEALLLAAEGAAVVVNDLGGEWDGSGTDKRLAQLVVDEISAAGGKASANYDNVANWKGAKKLLDQAVEEFGKLDIVVNNAGILRDKMMFNMSEDDWDAVVRVHMKGHAATTHHACVYWRAQSKAGETVAGRVINTASESGLFGMKGQGNYAAAKAGIASLTQVTSREMKRYGVTANAIAPRARTRMITNTFGEGVMAPPEDDTAFDQFAPENVAPLVAYLASDAAAHISGQCFVVVGGLVQHMQPWTPGKNIDKGGRWTVGELEHEIAKLFNGGPTSLD, via the coding sequence ATGGGAGCACTAGAGGGCAAGGTCGCGATCGTCACGGGGGCGGGACGCGGGATCGGCCGAGGCGAGGCTCTGCTGCTCGCTGCCGAAGGCGCAGCGGTCGTCGTCAACGACCTCGGCGGTGAATGGGACGGCTCCGGAACCGACAAGCGCCTCGCGCAGTTGGTCGTCGACGAGATCAGCGCAGCCGGCGGGAAGGCCTCAGCCAACTACGACAACGTGGCCAATTGGAAGGGCGCGAAGAAACTCCTCGACCAAGCGGTTGAGGAATTCGGCAAGCTCGACATCGTCGTGAACAACGCCGGGATCCTGCGCGACAAGATGATGTTCAACATGTCCGAGGATGACTGGGACGCCGTCGTTCGCGTGCACATGAAGGGCCACGCCGCGACCACGCACCACGCGTGCGTCTACTGGCGCGCGCAATCCAAGGCCGGCGAAACCGTCGCCGGACGCGTCATCAACACCGCCTCGGAGTCCGGGCTGTTCGGGATGAAGGGCCAGGGCAACTACGCCGCGGCTAAGGCCGGGATCGCCTCGCTCACGCAAGTTACCTCGCGAGAGATGAAGCGGTACGGCGTCACGGCCAACGCGATCGCACCCCGGGCCCGTACGCGCATGATCACCAACACCTTCGGAGAGGGAGTCATGGCGCCTCCCGAGGACGACACCGCGTTCGACCAGTTCGCCCCGGAGAACGTCGCTCCGCTCGTCGCCTACCTAGCGAGCGACGCAGCCGCGCACATCAGCGGTCAGTGCTTCGTCGTGGTCGGTGGACTCGTGCAGCACATGCAGCCCTGGACGCCCGGCAAGAACATCGACAAGGGCGGCCGCTGGACGGTCGGCGAACTCGAACACGAGATCGCCAAGCTCTTCAACGGCGGTCCGACGTCTCTGGACTAA
- a CDS encoding ABC transporter substrate-binding protein, giving the protein MTHTVRITALVAVMTAVLTACGSRVVPLSQGGLNPAGVPTGASTLPAGLDAATADPGTLAGAAGTATRASRPGAGPGSAAAQCHGGATDTGVTAKTVKIGMIASLTGPLPGQFNSAVEAVDSHVRMINDAGGICGRKFELLIKDDNGSGATNQAVATKLATEDKVFAFVGSVSAPDDSGIARISKKHKIPDIGFPLTWERTESPYTYGVPGQVMRRYISTHTSGTDYLNKKFGIKQAALFWLKESQISILTAWAFESAIEKSTNGSVKICHEQPAGVLDNNLTNYVVAMQGHCPASNGPLAVYSIMENNANVKLAIAMQEQGVKPKVFGLTFSSYLPAFIEQGGSAAEGTYLAMPQLPFERLERPKKEWTPGSYEVKRYLDTLKRYYPRPSTLGSFGGPGWGMASLFFEGVRACGADLTRACFFKALNSMGPFSANGLLSPVTPRTRNIFSAQLLMQVRNGRFVEVEPYDKSGPREGPDFWEWSPLFNWQRYFCDHQSQFPNAEDKKALVDEC; this is encoded by the coding sequence TTGACCCATACCGTCCGGATCACCGCGCTCGTCGCGGTCATGACCGCCGTGCTCACGGCCTGCGGCTCGCGCGTCGTGCCGTTGTCGCAAGGTGGTCTCAACCCGGCCGGCGTTCCCACCGGCGCATCGACACTCCCCGCCGGACTGGATGCCGCAACCGCAGACCCCGGCACGCTCGCCGGTGCTGCCGGAACCGCCACGCGCGCTTCGCGGCCGGGCGCCGGACCGGGATCGGCCGCGGCGCAGTGTCACGGCGGCGCAACCGACACCGGGGTTACCGCAAAGACGGTCAAGATCGGCATGATCGCGTCGCTCACGGGCCCACTGCCCGGCCAGTTCAACAGCGCCGTCGAGGCCGTCGACAGCCATGTGCGGATGATCAACGACGCAGGCGGAATCTGTGGACGCAAATTCGAACTGCTGATCAAGGACGACAACGGAAGCGGCGCCACCAACCAGGCGGTTGCGACCAAGCTTGCGACCGAGGACAAGGTGTTCGCATTCGTAGGCAGCGTCTCGGCACCCGACGACTCCGGCATCGCGCGCATCTCCAAGAAGCACAAGATCCCGGATATCGGCTTCCCGCTCACATGGGAACGGACGGAAAGTCCCTACACCTACGGTGTCCCGGGTCAAGTAATGCGCCGATACATCAGCACCCACACAAGCGGCACCGACTACCTCAACAAGAAGTTCGGCATAAAGCAGGCAGCTTTGTTCTGGCTGAAGGAAAGCCAGATCTCGATCCTTACGGCCTGGGCGTTCGAATCCGCGATCGAGAAATCGACCAACGGCTCGGTCAAGATCTGCCACGAACAGCCCGCCGGTGTTCTCGACAACAACCTCACCAACTACGTCGTCGCTATGCAAGGACACTGCCCCGCGTCGAATGGACCGCTCGCCGTGTACTCCATCATGGAGAACAACGCCAACGTGAAACTCGCGATCGCGATGCAGGAACAAGGGGTAAAGCCCAAGGTATTCGGTCTCACGTTCAGCTCGTACCTTCCCGCGTTCATCGAGCAAGGCGGAAGCGCAGCCGAAGGCACGTACCTCGCAATGCCGCAGCTTCCCTTCGAACGGCTCGAACGCCCCAAGAAGGAGTGGACTCCCGGCTCGTACGAAGTGAAGCGCTACCTCGACACGCTCAAGCGTTACTACCCACGCCCCTCGACGCTGGGCAGCTTCGGCGGACCGGGATGGGGAATGGCCTCGCTGTTCTTCGAAGGAGTGCGCGCCTGCGGCGCCGACCTCACGCGCGCCTGCTTCTTCAAGGCTCTGAACTCGATGGGTCCGTTCTCCGCCAACGGCTTGCTGTCGCCGGTTACGCCGAGAACCCGCAACATCTTCAGCGCCCAGCTTCTGATGCAGGTTCGCAACGGCCGCTTCGTCGAAGTCGAACCGTACGACAAGAGCGGACCGCGAGAAGGTCCCGACTTCTGGGAGTGGTCCCCGCTGTTCAACTGGCAACGCTACTTCTGCGACCACCAAAGTCAGTTCCCGAACGCCGAGGACAAGAAGGCGCTGGTCGACGAGTGCTAG